Sequence from the uncultured Bacteroides sp. genome:
TTCCGTTGGTTTGATGAAATTTAGATTTGTTCTTTGATAGGGGTGTAAAACAGCCTGGTGAGCAGCCTCCTGAGTTGCTTTCACCAATACCGGATGCATATTCTTTGGAGCATACGTATTACCTACAACACTTTTACCGAAGATTGACTCAAACCAAGTACAAGCCGCCGTATATCGCCCATAAACGAGATTCAAATGATAACCATCACGATTCATATTGTCGCCGATAAAAGTGGTACGAGCATTCTGAACAGCTGTTCCGGAAGGTATAATAAAAGAAAAACCATAATCTTTCATAACTCTTCCTGAAGCATCTATAATACTCTCATACATATTCATCTGACTACTATCGTATTTTTTAAAATCAATGTGATTAGCACCTTCTGCATAGGCCCATGTTTGATGCCAAATAAGTTTGGTCTCGGGCGAGATGAAAGTTTTTATATAATGAATCAATTCCGGAAGGAAAGGCGTATACGAATCGTAAATGCCAGAAAATCCACTTGCCTGCTGGAGTGAAATATAATCCCACGGTTCGTCTTTAAGCGCATTTGAAAGTGTCATATTATTTATTTGACAACGTACACCGTCCAACCCAATTTTCTGATAAATATAGGCTTTCAGGTCCTTACGGGCATTATTCAGATGGCGTTCCAAGGAACATCCACCAATATACATATTGGCAATAATGCATTCCTGACCTTCTGCAACAGCCAACTCATGAAGATTCTGACAAACGGCGTCTTCCGAGAAACTATTACCAATGGCCAAAACACGAATTATCTTCTCCTTTGCACATACCTCCCCTGTAAATAGAACAGAAGCTACGAACAGGATAAAAAATAGTCTAAATCTTTTCATAAGTGCATTATTTCAAGTTAACAGCATCTTTCATTCGCATTTGTTCATAGAACTCATGCATCACATACCAAGCTTTTTTCCGTTGTCCTTGATCTGAAACGAGGCCTTTTCGGTTCCATCCTTCTTGGTTAGTAGGGTGAAAACGGGTGGGTGATCTGAAATCATAAAGGACCCAAGGAGATATGCCACACAGATTGGGAATATTCTCAAACATCTTCAGATTGTCACGGAAGAGTTGTTCCTGATAGTCCTCGCTCCACGAGGATGCAACCGCTGCATCACCAGCCTGTCCATAGAGTGCCTCACAACCAAATTCCGAAATAAACAAGGGTTTATTGACTGCTACTTTCCAGATACATTTCTCTGGTTGTAGGGGCCAAGGTGCATACCATCCCATGTATTTATTGATTCCAATTATATCCAATTTGTCAATGAAGGGATCTTCCATTTCAAAGAGTTGGCTTTCAGGTTTGAAATACACGTTATCGAAAGCTCCGACAAAAAGACGGGTCGTATCCAGGTCCTTTCCAACTTTAAGAAGCTCATTTAAGAATGCATTACGTGCTTCTGAAGGTCTTGTTTCATTGGCAATTCCCCAAAAGCAGTCGGCACAGCGATTCTTATCCCGCAGGATAGTCTCACGAAGCATCATCTTTGCTTTAGCCAAGGTTTCCTGGTTGGTAAAGTCTATAGCTTGCCATACAGGAATCTCCTGCCAAAGCATGATACCCATTTCTTCTGCTCTGCGCACAATGTATTCATTCTGTTGATAGTGAGCCAAACGAATCATGTTCACTCCCAAGGCTTTGGCTTCACTAAGGAGCTGTTCAGCATCATTCACGGTACAGGCACGTCCCATACGTTGAGGAATTTCTTCATGAAAAGAAATGCTTCTGAGAAAGAGAGGTTTGTCATTCAAATAAATTTGGGTGCCAATTACTCCTATATTACGAAATCCAATCTTTTCACTGATATGATCCGATGTCGTGGCTATTTCAATATCATACTGCTTCGGGTTCTCAGGCGACCAACGAGTAAGTTTGACGCGAATAGCACCTTGGGCTATCCCCATGGCATCAGTAGTCATCTTGAGCGTTTTTCCCAGTTCCGGAATTTTTAGTTGAACAATCTCTCCTTTCTTCTCATTCGAAAGTGACACACGAGCATAAATCAAATCAGGGTGAACTTTGTCAAGTTGTACAAAGTAATCGCTGATATACAAATCTGGTACGGTAACAAGCATCACGTCCCGCGTAATTCCTCCATAATTCCACCAATCAAATGACAAAGCAGGAATCGCATCTTTTTGTCGGCGATTGTTCACCTCCACAATAAGACAGTTATCACCTTGCTGAAGATCATCAGTCACCTCTATTTGGAAGGGGGTGAATGAGCCTTCATGATTTCCAATCTTATGCCCGTTCAGATAAATGTTACAACGATAGCTGACTCCACAAAAATACAGGAATTTCCTTTTTCCTTTTTCTTTTGCTGAATTGAAATGACGGGCATACCATACGGTTCCTTCATAGTATTTCAATTCTTGTTTCTGCGAATTCCAATCACCCGGTACATTTAAGCGCAATCCATTCTCAAAGGAATATTCATAGAAATCAGAATGACCAATGGCTTTCTTGTTCAAGAATATTTTCGAATTAACTCCTTGTTCATATAAATCGACTATCGCATTCCATTTGCCATTGAGGGATTGGGTTTCACGGCCATATACATTTTCCAAATAGGTCTCTGATGCATATGTCTGAACGACGCATACCAGCATTATAATAAATATAAGATTCTTTTTCATTCAGTTAT
This genomic interval carries:
- a CDS encoding sugar-binding domain-containing protein, encoding MKKNLIFIIMLVCVVQTYASETYLENVYGRETQSLNGKWNAIVDLYEQGVNSKIFLNKKAIGHSDFYEYSFENGLRLNVPGDWNSQKQELKYYEGTVWYARHFNSAKEKGKRKFLYFCGVSYRCNIYLNGHKIGNHEGSFTPFQIEVTDDLQQGDNCLIVEVNNRRQKDAIPALSFDWWNYGGITRDVMLVTVPDLYISDYFVQLDKVHPDLIYARVSLSNEKKGEIVQLKIPELGKTLKMTTDAMGIAQGAIRVKLTRWSPENPKQYDIEIATTSDHISEKIGFRNIGVIGTQIYLNDKPLFLRSISFHEEIPQRMGRACTVNDAEQLLSEAKALGVNMIRLAHYQQNEYIVRRAEEMGIMLWQEIPVWQAIDFTNQETLAKAKMMLRETILRDKNRCADCFWGIANETRPSEARNAFLNELLKVGKDLDTTRLFVGAFDNVYFKPESQLFEMEDPFIDKLDIIGINKYMGWYAPWPLQPEKCIWKVAVNKPLFISEFGCEALYGQAGDAAVASSWSEDYQEQLFRDNLKMFENIPNLCGISPWVLYDFRSPTRFHPTNQEGWNRKGLVSDQGQRKKAWYVMHEFYEQMRMKDAVNLK